A genomic stretch from Sulfobacillus thermosulfidooxidans includes:
- the rpsF gene encoding 30S ribosomal protein S6, whose protein sequence is MAHYELMYILKPDLGEEQTQADIDRFNDVITQQQGTITKVDKWGRRKLAYEINGLTEGFYMVVDFDYDGSEDIANEITRVLKIHDDVVRSIIVRLDD, encoded by the coding sequence TTGGCTCATTATGAGCTCATGTACATTTTGAAACCGGATTTAGGCGAAGAGCAAACCCAAGCCGACATAGATCGGTTCAACGATGTGATTACCCAACAACAGGGAACAATCACAAAAGTGGACAAGTGGGGTCGCCGCAAGCTAGCCTACGAGATTAACGGACTGACCGAAGGTTTCTACATGGTCGTCGACTTCGATTACGACGGTTCCGAAGATATCGCGAACGAAATTACCCGTGTACTAAAGATCCATGATGATGTGGTGAGGTCCATCATTGTACGTCTTGACGATTAG
- a CDS encoding D-alanine--D-alanine ligase family protein — MTKPHVMVLMGGPSAEYSVSMSSGRMVFNALASLDDFCVDAIVIHENGEWEKTRHLPENAMHPSALIHSAPPRQKTLKGLQLLEDADVVFIALHGAFGEDGTIQAVLDTLHIPYTGSGPLASALAMNKHRAKELFQFHRLPTAPEFYIPPTKAESIERLIPQIETRLGYPLVVKPNEGGSSVGIHMTDNRDALRQALEEHADVGVPLLVEKKLVGRELTCAVLEDYDGSVTALPVIEIVPHAGNFFDFTSKYADGGSDEICPAQIDHKSARRVQDFAVRAHQILGCRGFSRSDFILTNEGPILLEVNTIPGMTPNSLLPKAAKAYGLEFSQLMKRLIYLAMGITPQPMNA; from the coding sequence ATGACAAAACCGCACGTCATGGTCTTAATGGGGGGACCCTCGGCTGAATACAGCGTATCGATGTCGAGTGGACGCATGGTGTTTAATGCTTTAGCGAGTTTAGATGATTTTTGTGTGGATGCTATTGTGATTCATGAAAATGGTGAGTGGGAAAAAACCCGACACCTTCCCGAAAATGCGATGCATCCATCGGCCTTAATTCATTCTGCGCCACCCCGGCAAAAAACCTTAAAGGGACTTCAATTGTTAGAAGATGCCGATGTGGTGTTTATCGCACTTCATGGTGCCTTCGGGGAAGACGGAACAATTCAAGCGGTGCTCGACACCTTACACATTCCTTATACGGGTAGTGGTCCTTTGGCCTCGGCCTTGGCGATGAACAAACACCGAGCCAAAGAGTTGTTCCAATTTCACCGTTTACCAACAGCTCCTGAATTTTATATTCCTCCCACTAAGGCCGAATCGATTGAGCGGCTGATTCCGCAAATTGAAACGCGTCTTGGTTATCCGTTAGTTGTGAAACCTAACGAAGGCGGATCGAGTGTTGGCATTCATATGACAGATAACCGCGACGCTTTACGGCAAGCTTTGGAAGAACATGCGGACGTGGGGGTGCCCCTGTTGGTGGAAAAAAAATTAGTGGGCCGAGAATTGACGTGTGCTGTCTTAGAGGATTATGACGGTTCTGTGACGGCATTACCGGTAATTGAGATTGTTCCTCATGCCGGGAACTTCTTCGATTTTACTTCGAAGTATGCGGATGGCGGCTCGGATGAAATCTGCCCAGCCCAGATCGATCACAAAAGTGCCCGCCGCGTTCAAGACTTCGCCGTCCGGGCTCATCAAATTCTTGGATGCCGCGGCTTTTCTCGTAGTGATTTTATTCTCACCAATGAAGGACCGATCCTTCTGGAAGTCAATACGATTCCTGGCATGACGCCGAATTCATTGTTACCCAAAGCGGCCAAAGCGTATGGCTTGGAATTTTCGCAGTTAATGAAACGGCTGATTTACTTGGCCATGGGCATTACGCCTCAACCCATGAATGCGTAA
- a CDS encoding DUF951 domain-containing protein, with product MGPIQYHLNDVVELKKPHPCGNKLWIITRTGIDFGLKCQKCGHRIMIPRKTFERAVKRIVSVAENAADSNH from the coding sequence ATGGGACCAATACAGTATCATCTTAACGATGTGGTCGAGTTGAAAAAACCTCATCCATGTGGGAATAAATTGTGGATAATCACACGCACCGGGATTGATTTTGGCCTAAAATGTCAAAAATGTGGGCACCGGATTATGATTCCCCGTAAGACGTTTGAGCGTGCGGTGAAGCGCATCGTGAGTGTCGCGGAGAATGCCGCCGATTCGAATCACTGA
- a CDS encoding mechanosensitive ion channel family protein translates to MHLPHHFLSDSIEAAVIIILASIFIRVVGRIFKRLEQGKSAQSQRRITLYRLLTSVVRYVTDFVVVVMVLARFHVQTTSLIAGAGIFGLAISFGAQGFVQDVVTGMFLLYEDQFGVGDYVTFPALSLSGLVQEVGIRITRLTGSTGETVIIPNRLILEVKNHSRGTLSVTVTIPVDAGEDPKTVQKALEEAVNTAQSQVPGTSLSGITAFTSGTITWSITAPATLSTQSRVDHWIRQCVVESFYRHSIRFAGTGKGLASNGTNTVSS, encoded by the coding sequence ATGCATTTACCCCACCATTTTCTTTCAGATTCGATTGAAGCCGCCGTCATTATTATCCTAGCCAGCATTTTTATCAGGGTCGTCGGCAGGATTTTTAAACGTTTAGAACAGGGAAAAAGTGCACAGAGCCAACGGCGTATTACTCTTTATCGGTTGTTAACCTCCGTGGTTCGTTATGTAACCGATTTTGTTGTGGTGGTGATGGTTTTAGCACGGTTTCATGTGCAGACAACCTCGTTAATCGCGGGGGCTGGGATTTTTGGATTAGCCATCAGTTTTGGCGCGCAAGGATTTGTCCAGGATGTCGTCACGGGTATGTTTTTACTTTATGAAGACCAGTTTGGTGTCGGTGATTATGTGACATTTCCAGCTCTTAGCCTATCTGGGTTGGTTCAAGAGGTAGGGATTCGTATCACGCGCTTAACCGGTTCAACTGGGGAGACCGTCATTATTCCTAATCGTCTCATCTTGGAAGTGAAAAACCATAGCCGCGGAACCTTATCAGTGACCGTTACAATTCCGGTTGATGCGGGAGAAGACCCTAAGACGGTTCAAAAAGCGCTAGAAGAAGCCGTTAATACGGCACAATCCCAAGTACCCGGCACCTCGTTATCCGGCATTACCGCCTTTACCAGCGGTACGATAACATGGAGTATTACGGCACCGGCCACCCTGAGTACACAAAGCCGCGTCGATCATTGGATTCGACAATGTGTCGTGGAATCCTTTTACCGTCATTCGATACGATTTGCAGGAACAGGGAAAGGATTGGCGAGCAATGGGACCAATACAGTATCATCTTAA
- a CDS encoding CvpA family protein has translation MHWIDLAILLYIAIGAVSGLRRGLVTVLFSLAGYIMGIIIATQYQAALTQSLMTTLPIARWTRHLLPGPASTVPGYTIQADNLIHMLVALLVFLVIVGAVEFIGRLIGEFLTRVVKTLRITGFLNKLGGAIAGLAEHGILIGLLVTIIFALPLLNHSPLTTALRHDRLVMTLAGLFGHIAKLPGGTFL, from the coding sequence GTGCATTGGATAGACCTAGCCATCCTCTTGTATATTGCAATTGGTGCCGTCAGTGGATTGAGGCGGGGGCTTGTTACTGTTCTCTTTAGCTTGGCGGGATATATCATGGGTATAATCATTGCCACTCAATACCAAGCAGCGCTTACCCAATCATTGATGACCACCTTGCCGATTGCCCGGTGGACAAGGCATTTATTACCCGGACCCGCATCCACGGTTCCCGGATACACCATCCAAGCCGACAATCTCATCCACATGCTTGTGGCCCTCCTCGTATTTCTGGTCATCGTCGGCGCCGTAGAATTTATCGGCCGTTTAATAGGAGAATTTTTGACCCGGGTTGTGAAAACCTTGCGTATTACCGGTTTTCTTAACAAATTAGGGGGCGCTATTGCTGGATTAGCCGAGCATGGGATCCTGATCGGCTTATTGGTGACGATAATTTTTGCTTTACCATTATTAAATCATAGTCCATTAACGACGGCGTTACGCCATGATCGATTGGTCATGACCCTCGCAGGGTTATTTGGCCACATCGCCAAATTACCAGGAGGGACATTTCTCTAA
- a CDS encoding tetratricopeptide repeat protein, which yields MNNSNGTGPKTWDAEGQLWLAQGTKAWESGDRDEAMKIFNRIMDVYPERPEGYNKLGVIYAETGQLDHAEKYFLYALSKEKMHVPSLTNLGNIYLERGQIDEAIKHYTLALQGDPEYPPAHRNLAIAYRRMGRIGQSVAHLKRSQRLETRQLAKERPLMPMGKLGKKEWIPVGVFLRQWIWVILGIILAIWLLGRGKL from the coding sequence TTGAATAACTCAAATGGTACCGGACCAAAAACATGGGACGCTGAAGGTCAATTATGGTTGGCACAAGGGACTAAGGCTTGGGAATCGGGCGACCGGGATGAAGCGATGAAAATTTTTAACCGGATAATGGATGTCTATCCTGAGCGTCCTGAAGGATATAACAAGTTAGGGGTTATTTATGCGGAAACCGGCCAACTCGATCACGCTGAAAAATATTTTCTTTATGCCTTATCCAAGGAAAAAATGCATGTGCCTTCGCTAACCAACTTAGGCAATATTTATCTGGAACGCGGACAGATTGACGAAGCCATAAAACATTATACCTTGGCATTACAAGGTGATCCGGAATATCCTCCAGCGCACAGGAACCTTGCCATCGCTTATCGCCGCATGGGGCGTATTGGCCAATCTGTCGCTCACTTGAAGCGATCACAACGATTAGAAACGCGGCAATTGGCGAAAGAACGCCCGCTGATGCCAATGGGCAAACTAGGTAAAAAAGAATGGATTCCAGTGGGCGTGTTCCTGCGTCAATGGATCTGGGTTATTCTCGGCATTATCCTCGCCATCTGGCTATTAGGACGGGGGAAACTGTGA
- a CDS encoding YkvI family membrane protein, with product MRLAVILSVALAYVGTVVGAGFASGQEIWQFFSRFGSPGMMGIIISSGVFSIVGAIALEKGRQGITDFGHLLSNVYSPNMARMGEGMTDVFLLLGLIVVIAGGGSTLSNFHVNPWIGKIFTLAIILYVGYWGVDGITKANGVIVPYLILITLLTSVLSPLPSSLALDAREPGAWLLSAVLYVSYNLFTAVMVLLGLGSKLHSSREAWYAATLGGVILGLLLTLEHHVLVGLSHVNDLPMLTVAYRINTHLGIFYALSLWLALLTTGIGIVFVLRERYGKRYLVGLWIVLAFTQWSFQALVKNLYPVMGSLAIMLWLPLFVSSRGADNRH from the coding sequence ATGCGACTGGCTGTGATTCTTAGTGTAGCGTTAGCTTATGTAGGTACTGTTGTGGGGGCAGGTTTTGCAAGTGGGCAAGAAATATGGCAGTTTTTTAGTCGTTTTGGCTCTCCCGGCATGATGGGGATCATTATCTCATCAGGCGTTTTTAGTATCGTGGGCGCGATTGCGCTGGAAAAAGGACGCCAAGGGATTACGGATTTCGGACACCTACTCAGTAATGTCTATTCGCCTAATATGGCCCGTATGGGCGAAGGCATGACCGATGTTTTTTTGCTACTGGGATTGATCGTAGTGATCGCAGGCGGTGGCAGTACGTTGTCCAATTTTCATGTGAATCCATGGATAGGCAAGATCTTTACCCTGGCTATCATCCTCTACGTGGGATATTGGGGTGTGGATGGCATTACCAAAGCCAATGGCGTGATAGTTCCCTATCTCATTTTGATTACTCTGCTCACGAGCGTGTTATCCCCCTTACCATCCTCCCTTGCGCTGGATGCGAGAGAACCCGGCGCATGGCTTTTGTCAGCGGTCCTTTATGTGTCGTATAATTTATTTACAGCGGTGATGGTTCTGTTAGGTTTGGGGTCCAAGCTACACTCAAGCCGGGAAGCATGGTATGCTGCCACTTTAGGTGGCGTCATTCTTGGGTTATTACTCACCTTAGAACACCATGTCCTAGTGGGGCTATCACACGTCAATGATTTGCCGATGTTAACGGTTGCCTACCGCATCAACACGCATCTGGGCATTTTCTATGCCCTAAGCCTGTGGTTGGCGCTCTTAACAACGGGTATTGGGATCGTCTTTGTGTTGCGCGAACGATACGGAAAACGGTATCTCGTTGGGTTATGGATTGTGTTAGCGTTCACTCAATGGAGTTTTCAAGCACTTGTGAAAAACCTCTATCCGGTTATGGGATCATTAGCGATAATGTTGTGGTTACCATTGTTTGTGTCTTCAAGAGGGGCGGATAATAGGCATTGA
- the yyaC gene encoding spore protease YyaC, which produces MADIVGVNRASGGYQEKRVQYDAPGAVLELSAALKWLWRREGIPETVLCIGTDRSTGDALGPLVGTTLSQKRLGPIRIFGTLEDPVHAANLTDYIRAYPSLLTSRVFAIDASLGRLPDVGTLTAALGPLKPGAGVNKQLPALGRYHLTGTVNVGGFMEFFVLQNTRLNVVMKMASCIAEAFVQSLGLS; this is translated from the coding sequence GTGGCGGATATTGTTGGGGTAAACCGGGCGTCGGGGGGATATCAAGAAAAGCGGGTCCAATACGATGCACCCGGTGCTGTGCTCGAGTTGAGCGCGGCCTTAAAATGGTTATGGCGACGGGAAGGCATTCCGGAAACCGTTTTATGTATCGGGACAGACCGGTCCACAGGGGATGCGCTCGGTCCGTTGGTCGGCACGACATTGAGTCAAAAACGGCTTGGGCCCATCCGTATTTTCGGAACATTGGAAGATCCCGTTCACGCAGCAAATCTCACCGACTATATTCGGGCGTATCCATCATTGCTCACGAGCCGAGTATTCGCCATTGACGCCTCCTTAGGACGCCTTCCTGATGTCGGGACCCTGACCGCGGCTTTAGGACCTCTTAAGCCCGGAGCCGGAGTGAATAAGCAACTTCCGGCATTAGGACGCTATCATTTAACGGGAACTGTCAATGTCGGAGGGTTTATGGAGTTTTTTGTTCTACAAAACACACGCCTTAATGTGGTCATGAAAATGGCCTCCTGTATTGCGGAGGCCTTTGTGCAGAGTTTGGGATTAAGTTGA
- a CDS encoding DUF4446 family protein, with protein MLSTIPVEWIALGSAAIAIISLLIAFSSWASAARLKKRLNRVLRGGGINLEESLAKTYGEAMDAKHVAAQFDERIALLETKHAQTLTKFGLVRFNPFDDTGADLSFSLALLNDFGDGIVLTSLWARNEVRLYAKPVKERDSRYALSQEERRAIDLAMTTRLAKGPDDIRNAPSSVSST; from the coding sequence ATGCTGTCGACCATACCCGTCGAGTGGATTGCACTCGGTAGTGCCGCTATCGCGATCATATCCCTGCTTATAGCATTTTCTTCGTGGGCATCCGCTGCACGCCTGAAAAAAAGGCTAAACCGGGTATTGCGCGGAGGAGGTATTAATCTTGAGGAATCTCTAGCGAAAACCTATGGGGAAGCCATGGACGCTAAGCACGTTGCTGCACAATTTGACGAACGCATCGCCTTATTAGAAACAAAACATGCTCAAACCCTCACCAAATTCGGTCTCGTACGCTTTAATCCTTTTGATGATACCGGCGCGGACTTATCCTTTTCTTTAGCTCTATTAAATGATTTTGGTGATGGAATTGTCTTGACGAGTTTATGGGCTCGTAATGAAGTCCGTTTATATGCCAAGCCGGTCAAAGAACGTGATAGTCGTTATGCCTTAAGTCAAGAAGAACGCCGGGCCATCGATTTAGCGATGACGACACGATTAGCCAAAGGACCCGATGACATTCGAAATGCCCCGTCTTCTGTTTCTTCAACTTAA
- a CDS encoding DUF554 domain-containing protein has translation MQQVAGSLMNGLGIIVGSLIGIFGGRNLSEQFRDQALRIIGVVVILIGLKMAWPLPDAINTLLSMVLGLWLGSWLRIDDRLEQFGKWAESRVGRSGFAKGFIAGTLIFNIGAMSILGSLQNGLTGTYSILATKAVLDGTTAMILTSVAGWGVIAASVVTVVYEGGLSLLASDLAPVLRGILLTDITVVGGLMIAAIGINFILNNNTIKIGNLLPALFFPVLLLWLKNHGIYFL, from the coding sequence ATGCAGCAAGTTGCTGGCTCGTTAATGAATGGGTTGGGTATTATTGTCGGATCGTTGATTGGCATTTTTGGAGGACGTAACCTCAGCGAACAATTTCGAGATCAGGCGCTGCGAATTATTGGGGTTGTGGTGATTTTGATTGGTTTGAAAATGGCTTGGCCACTGCCTGATGCCATCAATACTTTGTTGTCCATGGTCTTGGGCCTGTGGTTAGGATCGTGGCTTCGCATTGATGATCGGCTTGAACAATTTGGTAAATGGGCCGAATCGCGCGTAGGTCGATCGGGTTTTGCCAAGGGATTTATCGCCGGTACTTTAATTTTTAATATCGGAGCCATGTCGATATTAGGGTCATTACAAAATGGATTGACCGGAACGTACAGCATTCTTGCGACTAAAGCGGTATTAGATGGCACCACCGCCATGATTTTGACCTCGGTTGCGGGTTGGGGTGTCATCGCAGCTTCAGTGGTGACTGTGGTCTATGAAGGCGGCCTATCTCTGTTGGCATCGGATTTAGCGCCCGTCCTCAGAGGTATCTTATTGACCGACATCACTGTGGTTGGCGGATTAATGATTGCCGCCATCGGTATCAATTTTATTTTGAACAACAATACCATTAAAATCGGCAATTTGTTGCCAGCCTTATTCTTTCCCGTTCTGCTTTTGTGGCTAAAAAATCATGGCATATACTTTCTATGA
- a CDS encoding ParB/RepB/Spo0J family partition protein has product MAKSRGLGRGLSSLIPDGSHNGGSVGADMTSGVEQIPIERIHSSPFQPRRHFAEEELNELSASIRVHGVIQPIVVRPSSAGGGYELVAGERRYRAAKSAQMDKIPAIIRTMSDQEAMEIALVENLQRSDLNPMEESWAYHKLTQELGWTQEQIGERVGKSRSHIANYLRLLSLEPQIQEWVAEQKLTVAHAKFLLSLDPGQRLIWAERAVKEEWTLRQLETHVAMLAVTKERPIKKPDAHIAVTEEQLRRRFGTKVRVKGDLNKGRIEIPYHTVEELERILEILEENPQAASGDFVV; this is encoded by the coding sequence ATGGCTAAAAGCCGCGGACTTGGTCGGGGATTGTCGTCTTTAATTCCGGATGGGTCGCATAATGGGGGTAGTGTTGGCGCTGATATGACATCGGGAGTCGAACAAATTCCGATTGAGCGGATTCATTCCAGTCCGTTTCAACCCCGGCGTCATTTTGCTGAAGAAGAGTTAAATGAACTGTCGGCATCAATCCGGGTTCACGGCGTTATTCAACCCATTGTGGTTCGTCCATCGAGTGCAGGCGGTGGTTATGAATTAGTAGCCGGAGAAAGGCGATACCGGGCTGCCAAAAGTGCGCAAATGGATAAGATTCCCGCCATTATTCGCACTATGTCGGATCAAGAAGCGATGGAGATCGCCTTGGTGGAAAATCTCCAGCGCAGTGATTTAAATCCAATGGAAGAATCATGGGCCTATCACAAGTTAACCCAAGAGTTAGGCTGGACGCAGGAGCAAATTGGCGAACGGGTGGGTAAGTCCCGCTCCCATATTGCAAATTATTTACGGTTGTTGAGTTTAGAACCACAGATTCAGGAGTGGGTGGCTGAACAAAAATTAACCGTAGCCCACGCTAAATTTTTGTTGTCTTTAGATCCCGGTCAACGGTTGATTTGGGCGGAACGGGCTGTGAAGGAGGAATGGACTCTCCGTCAGCTCGAAACCCATGTAGCGATGCTGGCGGTGACAAAAGAGCGTCCAATCAAAAAACCGGATGCGCATATTGCAGTGACAGAAGAACAATTGCGACGCCGGTTTGGAACAAAAGTCCGCGTTAAAGGCGATCTCAATAAAGGTCGGATTGAAATTCCCTACCATACGGTTGAGGAACTGGAGCGGATATTAGAAATTCTTGAAGAGAATCCTCAAGCAGCATCCGGGGATTTTGTCGTCTAA
- a CDS encoding ParA family protein, which yields MGRIIAVANQKGGVGKTTTVINLAAYLADSGKRVLAVDIDPQGNTTTGLGIDKQGMDVSIYDVLLESQPVMEALVPTDVVGLHLIPATLDLAGAEVDLSQAVERELRLKKALQPVKDRYDYIFVDCPPSLGLLTINALCAADRVMIPMQCEFFALEGLSQLLSTIDLVTARLNPHLELEGIVLTMYDGRTNLAGQVAQEVRQHFASKVYQAVIPRTVRLSEAPSHGLPIMRYDPKSRGAEGYRALAEEVMANG from the coding sequence ATGGGCCGAATTATCGCAGTGGCCAACCAAAAGGGCGGAGTTGGCAAAACAACCACCGTGATAAATCTTGCCGCGTATCTCGCAGATTCCGGAAAACGGGTCTTGGCCGTTGACATTGATCCCCAAGGCAACACGACGACAGGACTGGGTATCGATAAGCAAGGGATGGATGTGTCGATTTATGATGTTTTGTTAGAATCACAGCCGGTAATGGAAGCTTTGGTGCCCACCGATGTTGTCGGACTTCATTTAATTCCGGCAACGTTGGATTTAGCTGGAGCGGAAGTGGATTTATCTCAAGCTGTAGAGCGGGAATTGCGTCTCAAGAAAGCGTTGCAACCTGTTAAAGATCGTTACGATTACATTTTTGTCGACTGCCCGCCGTCCTTGGGTTTGTTAACCATTAATGCCTTATGTGCGGCTGACCGTGTTATGATTCCTATGCAGTGCGAATTTTTTGCGTTGGAAGGATTATCGCAATTATTGTCAACAATTGATTTAGTGACGGCACGGTTAAATCCCCATTTGGAATTGGAAGGCATTGTTTTAACAATGTATGATGGACGGACCAATTTGGCCGGACAGGTCGCGCAAGAGGTTCGACAACATTTTGCTTCCAAGGTATATCAGGCTGTTATTCCCAGGACAGTGCGTCTCAGTGAAGCTCCTAGTCATGGGCTGCCTATTATGCGATATGATCCGAAGTCACGAGGCGCTGAAGGATATCGAGCATTGGCAGAGGAGGTGATGGCAAATGGCTAA
- the rsmG gene encoding 16S rRNA (guanine(527)-N(7))-methyltransferase RsmG, with protein sequence MIEKPSWLNGDLVGRLDEHGIQERLEALITLIREAPFNITGFRTPEELWVHGVFDALQTVQGVSLSEIHTAVDIGSGGGFPGLVLAILMNSTTWYLIEARQKRAEYLGHMVEVLNLSNTQIINERAEDFIRHYEDFRERADIVTARAVGSLRITLELSLPFLKIGGSGLFPKGRAHALAEVDEARALCQKLGGSIEAISEPYGDNGSSQVVRVAKVRTTPPQFPRRAKWLGMDITKE encoded by the coding sequence ATGATAGAAAAGCCATCGTGGCTGAATGGGGATCTTGTGGGGCGTCTTGACGAACACGGAATTCAGGAACGTCTTGAAGCATTAATTACATTAATTCGTGAAGCGCCATTTAACATAACGGGATTTAGAACACCCGAGGAGTTGTGGGTGCATGGGGTGTTTGATGCGCTGCAAACCGTGCAGGGCGTGAGCCTATCAGAAATACATACAGCCGTTGATATTGGAAGTGGTGGCGGTTTTCCTGGCTTAGTGTTGGCCATTTTGATGAATTCCACAACCTGGTACTTAATTGAAGCCCGGCAAAAACGTGCGGAATATTTGGGGCATATGGTTGAAGTTTTGAACCTCAGCAATACACAAATTATCAATGAGCGGGCTGAAGATTTCATTCGTCACTACGAGGATTTCAGAGAACGAGCCGACATTGTGACGGCCCGTGCGGTAGGGTCATTACGTATAACCCTGGAGTTAAGCCTGCCCTTTTTAAAAATCGGTGGGAGCGGTCTTTTTCCCAAGGGACGGGCACATGCTCTCGCTGAAGTGGATGAGGCAAGGGCATTATGCCAAAAGCTGGGAGGGTCCATTGAGGCTATTTCCGAGCCCTATGGCGATAATGGATCCTCACAGGTAGTACGGGTGGCTAAAGTGCGGACAACGCCGCCACAATTTCCTCGCCGAGCCAAATGGTTAGGTATGGATATCACCAAAGAGTAA
- a CDS encoding YidC/Oxa1 family membrane protein insertase, whose translation MGIWGGFLSLIRGAFVVFTGWTHNYVLGIILLTLMVRLILLPLGIYQARSMQKMAKVGPKQREIQQRHKGNPQAMQAELAKLYKEEGVNPASGCLPLLLQIPVMYGLFDVLERFKYVHHNYGFWVWQNLAKPDPTYILPILVAVSTFFMQKQTMMMTPQQPEMQQSQKLMLWMMPIVFGYVASRFPAGLSVYYVVSNLFQLGQTMWLLRRPVDGATGGGAQATR comes from the coding sequence ATGGGTATTTGGGGCGGGTTTTTAAGCCTAATCCGGGGAGCCTTTGTGGTGTTCACGGGATGGACCCATAATTACGTGTTAGGGATTATCCTTTTGACACTGATGGTGCGGTTGATTCTGTTGCCGCTAGGTATTTATCAGGCCCGTTCGATGCAAAAAATGGCCAAAGTGGGACCGAAGCAACGGGAAATTCAGCAGCGTCATAAGGGCAATCCACAGGCCATGCAAGCGGAATTAGCCAAGCTATACAAAGAAGAAGGGGTCAATCCGGCATCGGGATGTTTGCCTCTTTTACTGCAGATTCCTGTTATGTATGGTCTGTTTGATGTTTTGGAACGCTTCAAATACGTCCATCACAATTATGGGTTTTGGGTATGGCAGAATTTGGCCAAGCCTGACCCCACGTACATCCTTCCGATTCTGGTTGCGGTCAGCACATTTTTCATGCAAAAACAAACCATGATGATGACTCCGCAGCAACCGGAAATGCAACAAAGTCAAAAACTCATGTTGTGGATGATGCCGATTGTGTTTGGATATGTGGCTTCCAGATTTCCGGCGGGCTTGTCAGTCTACTATGTTGTCTCTAACTTGTTCCAATTGGGTCAAACCATGTGGCTATTGCGAAGACCTGTAGATGGGGCAACCGGCGGAGGCGCTCAAGCGACACGTTAA
- the yidD gene encoding membrane protein insertion efficiency factor YidD — MRTIVIGLIHLYQRYISPMTPPSCRYMPTCSQYAVEAVAKYGVPKGGYLAVRRILRCHPLHEGGYDPVP, encoded by the coding sequence ATGAGAACAATTGTGATTGGGTTAATTCACCTGTATCAGAGATATATCTCTCCGATGACCCCGCCGAGCTGCCGTTACATGCCGACCTGTTCGCAATATGCTGTAGAAGCCGTTGCGAAGTATGGGGTGCCAAAAGGCGGGTATTTAGCTGTTCGACGAATTTTACGGTGTCACCCTTTACACGAGGGCGGCTATGACCCAGTTCCATAG
- the rnpA gene encoding ribonuclease P protein component: MAQFQRLKRRADFGRVFRFGRTVGDRYMVLFILSNDSVAPRIGFTTQRSAGSAVKRNRIRRRLRALFSLFAENVTPCGDLIILGKKPVLTEDWDRLVHSLHKLLVRAGCLKKQL, from the coding sequence ATGGCACAATTTCAGCGTCTTAAAAGGCGCGCCGATTTTGGTCGGGTTTTCCGATTTGGACGCACCGTAGGGGACCGTTATATGGTCCTTTTCATTCTGTCTAATGACAGTGTAGCACCGCGAATAGGTTTTACGACCCAGCGCTCTGCGGGTTCGGCCGTTAAACGGAACCGTATTCGCCGGCGACTGCGAGCACTTTTTTCTCTTTTTGCGGAAAACGTGACGCCGTGCGGAGATTTAATTATTTTGGGCAAGAAACCTGTCTTAACTGAGGATTGGGACCGGCTTGTTCACTCCTTGCACAAATTATTAGTGAGAGCGGGATGTCTTAAAAAGCAGCTGTAA
- the rpmH gene encoding 50S ribosomal protein L34, whose translation MKRTYQPNRRHRAKVHGFRKRMSTKAGRMVLKRRRLKGRKRLAG comes from the coding sequence GTGAAGCGCACGTACCAACCGAACCGTCGTCACCGGGCAAAAGTCCATGGTTTCAGAAAACGTATGTCCACGAAAGCTGGCCGTATGGTCCTCAAAAGGCGCCGACTTAAGGGTCGTAAACGTTTAGCTGGATAA